The genomic stretch TGAGGATTTGACGCGTGAGATTGGTTTGTCTGTGCACCAACGGCAGTAGACAACAAAGCAGTAAACGCTATAAATGAAATGATTATTTGGTTAAACATTTTATCCTTAAAAAACCGAATGCATGCGTCTTCCTACTGACTAGCTAGAAATAAGGATACACTTCACTCATCTATTTAGCAAAATAAATCATAGCGACTTAGTTTTATTATCTATTCATGTCCCTTATTTATTTAGATAGTTACGTTCAAATACACCATCGGGCATTTGGGCAATATGAAAATCCACCATTTTTTCGAAACAATAAATAAGCGAACTAAAATCAATATAAGGTTCAAGTACCTGTAATGCATAACAGCCCGCTTCGAGGGTAGAAAGATGCTGGCTACTTGGCGCTTTACGAATACGATAATTTCCCATCACATCGGCCGAGAGTTGAACTTTGGTTAAGTGATGAAGATTACTGGACAGTTGCCACATTTTATAGGCTTTCTTCCAAGTACCATCGAGTAAAATTAAGCGCTGCTTTGTCACACTCTGTTCTGTGCCCGTCATTTGAGCCGGTGACTGCTTATCTTGCTTGCTAAGCATGCGCGACTGACCCAGTAATAATAACCAATCCTCTATCGCTAGGCTGCTATCACTGGGATACAAAACTGCGGTATTAACATTAGGCTCACTCAATAAGGTATTAAGTTGCGGGTGCTTACTAAAATCTTCTCCCACAAAACACAAACAATCCTTTAAGCTTAATGTTAAAATCTTAGCGCTGCCCATCGGACGTTTGGTTTCTGATGGATGCTGTAAGATCACCAACTGCGTTTGGGCGAAAATTGGTGTGATCCATTGGCAAATACAAGCAAGTTTAGCTTTGCCGCATTGAAGACAATATCGAGACATAAGGACGTTATTTGTTCCGTTTACTAATGATAATAAGTGCTGTCATGGCGCTGTTTCAATTGCCTACATTGCACAATTGGATGCTATGGGATAGTCATTTGATTGCCGGTGGGCAAGTATGGCGGATCGTAACAGGAAATTTCACTCATACCAATCTCTATCACTTAGGTATGAACATGGCCGGTTTATGGCTGATCAGCTATATCTTCCGAGCAGAATTTACCATCCGAACATATACTGCAGTATTGTTGCTGCTTTGTTTATCGGTTGGCAGCTTATTATTGTTAACCTCCATTCAAGTTTACGTAGGTTTATCTGGCGTATTACATGGATTGTTTGGTTTTTATGCGATAAAAGAATGGCGACAAGGACGTAAAGCAAGCTTGTTACTCGCGATTGGATTAGCGGTGAAAATCACTTGGGAACAATGCTTTGGCTCGCCTACCGGCAGTGAAGCATTAATTGGTGCAGGGGTTGCGATAAATGCTCATCTATTTGGCTCACTCACTGGTTTAATTTTAGCTTTATGCTTTACCCATCCTGCTTTTGTAAGTACAAAAAAGCGCTTAGGGATAAGCTAAGCGCTAAAATCGTATAACTGCTTTTACTGTTAAACCTTATTTCTCTCTTAAAGCTACAGCAAAATGCGGTCTTTGTTTTTATCAATGGTCGATTGCCCGATCCCTTTGACTTGCTTTAACGATTCCAGATCTTTAAATTTTCCATTTTCAGTCCGAAAGTCAACGATCTGTTGCGCTTTTTTCTCACCAATACCTTTGAGCATTGTGGCTATTTCATTAGCATCGGCAGTATTAACATTGACCGTAATCTCGATCCCTTCGTGTTGAGCGTCGGTATCCGCAGCCACCGCAACCCCCATAGGTAAAAAAGTGACCATCAATAATAAACATAAACTGCGTAAAATTCGCATCGGCTAAATCTCCATTTTAAAGTTGAAATTTGAGCCTAGTAAAGATTTCAATCTAGCGGTGTCTCAAATATGGACATGGGACATTTCGCATAGAGACACTCTGTTGAACAACATCATAATTACAACTTTATGTGCGTTGATGCACCCTCATTACAATGCTGAACTCATCAACGCTACGATCATTGTTTAGATGCTCTGCCAGCTGTAGTTCATCATCAGGAAGTATAAGGCACTAGCATAAGAGCCACTGACAAGGCCTTGAACGTATGAATCTTCAATTGGCACATATTCAAATGCTAAACCAATTGATTGTGTCTCATCAAGCTGATACTTCACCCCTGTACCGATACGCCACGCATCGCCAGAAGGTACGGTCAATGAAGTATATCTTGGTTTCTATAGAAGCTAGAATCAAACGCAACCCCCATATTCCATAACCAATCTTGATTGATTTGATATTGCACCCCTAAATAATGAGTCACCTGAAGAACCAGAGGACGATACATTGTTACCCTTAATGTTAGCATTGGCGTTAATTTCACTATCAGAGTAACGACTCCAATCTTGCCAACCAATGTTGCCCATAATGGCGAAAGAAGCATTTAGTTGATGAAATGCACTGAACATCACTTGCTGTGGGGTTTTGACCACCGAATTTAAGCCCAGTGAACCATAGTCAGATAGGTCTTTTGCATCCAGATCAAAGTCCGTTTCACTTAAATAGCTCAAACCAAAACGAGTATCATCACTGTATTCATAGAGTACCCCAACTTTTCCGCTAAAAGCAAAATCGTGATCATCCGATTTTAGTTTTCCGCCATCAATACCGTTGCGTTCAAGCTTTAAAATACCGTAGTTAATATCAAGCGCCGCACCAACCGACCAATGTTCATTAAATCGATAAGAAGCCGAAGGTGCGCTAATCAAAGACATTAAGGTCGCTTTATTTAACACTGTGGCTTTATTACCGACATTCAATGCATCGCCAAAATCAACACCACTGCCGTAGTTGCCGTAAGTACCAAGACCAACCGTCCATTTGTCATCTAACTGTTGACTATAAAACGCCGATACCGTTGGCAATGCACCCACCACATTATCAGCAGTCTGACCAGTATCTCGGGTATAGTCATTATCACCAACTAATAATTGTGCGCCACCGGTAAAAGACTTGCCTTTAACATGTGATAAACCCGCAGGGTTAATTGCAAGTACTGACGCATCTTGCGCCCGTGCTGCCATGCCGGCGGCAGCTAAACCGACATCATCTGTACCAATTTCGTATAAAGAAGGTCCTGCTGCCATGGCAGAAGCACTGACTAATGCCAATGGAAAAATGAACTTACCTAAAGGTTTAATAACGGTTCTACTCAAAAGGGATTAATAAAATTTGATGCAACTATTAATAGTATAGATAATGTGTTTAGTTTTTGATCTTTATCGTCTTTTTATATATTAAAAAGTGAGTGTTCTCAAATTTGGATTATTTTACATTGCTTGGACATTCAAGGACTCACACAAGCACCTTGTAGTGTTATAAAAAAAGGCTGCCCAGCGGCAACCTTTTAGTCTCAATATATATAACGGTGAGTTTATTGCTCTTTTAATCCGTGATATTCAATTGATGTCGTTTCACGTAATGATGCAATGATGGCCGCGAGATCTTGTTGATTATTCATTTGTAGCAGTTGGTTACTGATCTGTTGAGCAAATTGCGCATTATCATTAGTGGTCACTTTATTTAATTTCACCACCACGATGTTGCCTTGTTGATCGCGAGATTGGCCATAAACCGGTTTATCACCTGCAGGATGGGGCATCGCATAAACATTCACAGCCAATGGAGAGCGACGGTCGATGGTTTGTGATTTGCCAAAGCTCACATTCTGCGCGCTAAGAACAGAATCATCGCCCGCTTTAAGGCTTTTCACCATTTTTTGCGCCGTTGATAGCGCTTCTTGCTCACCTTTGCTTGCCGCGACCGCTTGCTCAAGTTGAGGTTTCACTTGCTCAAATGGTAATACAGTTTCACTGCGCTTATCTTCAATGCGAACTACAACCACATGTTCTGGTGCAATCTCAATCACGGATGAGTTTAAGCCTTCATTCTTAACATCAGAGCTTTTTAGTGCTTTCAACACATCTTTTGACTTAAGTATTTCTGGTGCATTGGCTTCTGAAATAAAATCCGTCTTGTGGATCGTACCGTCGACCGCTTTGGCTGAATCGTCCAAAGAATCTGGTGATTCAAATGCAACTGATTCAAGTTTGGTTTGCAGTTTATAAAATTTATCGACTGCTTTTTCATCGATCAAATCGGCTTTAATGCTGGCAACAACATCAGCGTAAGGTTTAGCTTGAGCTGGTTTCTCGTCTTCTAGCATGATGATGTGATAGCCAAAGCTTGATTTCACGACATCTGAAATTTCACCTTTATTTTTGAGTGAAAAAGCCGCTTTTTCGAATTCTGGATCCATAACCCCTTTTTCAATCCAACCTAAGTCACCACCTGATTTTGCGCTGCCAACATCAGCAGAATCTTTTTGGGCTAAAGTCGCAAAGTCTGCTCCGCCTTTTAATTGCGCCAAAATAGCTTTTGCTTTCGCTTCATCACCTTTAATTAAGATGTGCGCCACTTTACGTTGACCTTTCGATGAGTATTTATCTAAATGGTCTTGGTAGTATTTTTGTGTGTCTGCATCTGTGATGGTAATAGATTTTTTCAATTGCTCAGCAGAAAGCTCAAGGTATGCGACTTTCACTTGCTCTGGGCGAGTGTAGGCTTCTTGATGCGACTTATAATACGCTTGTAGCTCATCGCCTGTCACTTTCACTTGCTTAGCGAAATCGGCCACATTCAAGGTAAATGATTGAATATCACGTTGCTGAGTAAGAAGTTGCGTTTCCATTTTAACTTCAGTTGGCAACACAAACTCACTGGCTTGGATAGAATTGGCGACTTGGCTGCGGACTAAGTTTTTACGCAGGTATTCCGCAAAACTGTCGGCTGAGAATCCGGCACGGCGTAGCGTAGCAGAATAAATATCTTGGTTGAATTTACCGTCTTTTTGGAATTCAGGCATGGTCAACAGTAGATCGCGCACTTGCTTGTCACTAATACGTAGATTTAACGACTCAGCATATTGTTGTAATAGCTCATCATTAATCATTTGGTCTAATACGTTTTTACGAAATGCCGCCACGTATTGAGGATCACCCATCATGGCAGAGAATTGATTGCCACCTTGAGATTGCATTCGATTACGTTGATTTTGATAAGCTTGTTCAAACGAGCTACGATCAATTTCAGTATGTCCGACTTTTGCTGCAACACTGCTGCCGCCACCCACTAAATAACTGCTTACACCCGCAAATACAAATGAAAGGATGATTAATCCTAAGATGATTTTAATTGCGATGCCATTTACGCCTTCGCGTAGTCGATCCATCATAATTTAATTGCTCTCTAAATACTGACTGTCACCAAGCGCGATAACCGCATTTGGCAAGATTAAAATAATGTCTACGATAATATCAGAAAAAGAAAAGCGCACCAGTAAGATGCGCCTTTTGATTGAGAAAGATTGAGTTAATTCGAAAAAACTCAATTTTATATGATTTATTATGCGTTACACGCGTCTTTCAGTGCTTTACCTGCTTTGAATGCTGGTACTTTTGCTTCAGCAATTTGAATTTCATCACCCGTTTTAGGGTTACGACCAGTGCGAGCTGCGCGAGTACGAACAC from Vibrio algicola encodes the following:
- a CDS encoding OmpP1/FadL family transporter; the encoded protein is MSRTVIKPLGKFIFPLALVSASAMAAGPSLYEIGTDDVGLAAAGMAARAQDASVLAINPAGLSHVKGKSFTGGAQLLVGDNDYTRDTGQTADNVVGALPTVSAFYSQQLDDKWTVGLGTYGNYGSGVDFGDALNVGNKATVLNKATLMSLISAPSASYRFNEHWSVGAALDINYGILKLERNGIDGGKLKSDDHDFAFSGKVGVLYEYSDDTRFGLSYLSETDFDLDAKDLSDYGSLGLNSVVKTPQQVMFSAFHQLNASFAIMGNIGWQDWSRYSDSEINANANIKGNNVSSSGSSGDSLFRGAISNQSRLVMEYGGCV
- the ppiD gene encoding peptidylprolyl isomerase; the encoded protein is MMDRLREGVNGIAIKIILGLIILSFVFAGVSSYLVGGGSSVAAKVGHTEIDRSSFEQAYQNQRNRMQSQGGNQFSAMMGDPQYVAAFRKNVLDQMINDELLQQYAESLNLRISDKQVRDLLLTMPEFQKDGKFNQDIYSATLRRAGFSADSFAEYLRKNLVRSQVANSIQASEFVLPTEVKMETQLLTQQRDIQSFTLNVADFAKQVKVTGDELQAYYKSHQEAYTRPEQVKVAYLELSAEQLKKSITITDADTQKYYQDHLDKYSSKGQRKVAHILIKGDEAKAKAILAQLKGGADFATLAQKDSADVGSAKSGGDLGWIEKGVMDPEFEKAAFSLKNKGEISDVVKSSFGYHIIMLEDEKPAQAKPYADVVASIKADLIDEKAVDKFYKLQTKLESVAFESPDSLDDSAKAVDGTIHKTDFISEANAPEILKSKDVLKALKSSDVKNEGLNSSVIEIAPEHVVVVRIEDKRSETVLPFEQVKPQLEQAVAASKGEQEALSTAQKMVKSLKAGDDSVLSAQNVSFGKSQTIDRRSPLAVNVYAMPHPAGDKPVYGQSRDQQGNIVVVKLNKVTTNDNAQFAQQISNQLLQMNNQQDLAAIIASLRETTSIEYHGLKEQ
- a CDS encoding ComEA family DNA-binding protein yields the protein MRILRSLCLLLMVTFLPMGVAVAADTDAQHEGIEITVNVNTADANEIATMLKGIGEKKAQQIVDFRTENGKFKDLESLKQVKGIGQSTIDKNKDRILL
- the rrtA gene encoding rhombosortase is translated as MALFQLPTLHNWMLWDSHLIAGGQVWRIVTGNFTHTNLYHLGMNMAGLWLISYIFRAEFTIRTYTAVLLLLCLSVGSLLLLTSIQVYVGLSGVLHGLFGFYAIKEWRQGRKASLLLAIGLAVKITWEQCFGSPTGSEALIGAGVAINAHLFGSLTGLILALCFTHPAFVSTKKRLGIS
- a CDS encoding tRNA-uridine aminocarboxypropyltransferase; translated protein: MSRYCLQCGKAKLACICQWITPIFAQTQLVILQHPSETKRPMGSAKILTLSLKDCLCFVGEDFSKHPQLNTLLSEPNVNTAVLYPSDSSLAIEDWLLLLGQSRMLSKQDKQSPAQMTGTEQSVTKQRLILLDGTWKKAYKMWQLSSNLHHLTKVQLSADVMGNYRIRKAPSSQHLSTLEAGCYALQVLEPYIDFSSLIYCFEKMVDFHIAQMPDGVFERNYLNK